Genomic segment of Photobacterium profundum SS9:
AGAGCTTGTTTTATTGCCAAAAAGGTTTTAGAAGAAGTTGAGTATTGTTTTTCTCGATACGAATATGCAAAAAAATTTAGTATTGAAGGTTTGAAATTATTAAATTTATTTGATAAGTACTTATTAGAAATAATTGAAGGTGATAAAAAATTCGATTATGAACTTATTAAGCAACTATCTAATATTAACATTCAAGGCAATCCATTCCAGTCAGGAAAATGGACTCGTATGTTTAATAACGAAAGTGATTTTGATTGCTCTGATTTGGAAACCCAAAATATAGATGGTCTTTTAACTGTAAGGATACATCATAGACCCAAAGAACGAGCCAGCTTCCTCTTTGCTAAATGTTCTGAAAATCAAGATTATTTCTTACATTTTGATAAATTTATTTCTAACAATTGGAAAGATTGGTGTAAATTATCTATTGGTCAACAAATCAGAATTCTTCCTGACTCTAACCCAGCATTAAAAAATAAAGCCATTTGTGCAAATGAAATTCACTTAATTTGATAGTAGCCCCCCGTCTAGTAATACGGGGGGAAAGGTTTGGCATACACTGACAACCAACACCAAACTTTCGTTCAGTTATGATATATACGATCTTAGATCGTTGAATAAAATGTTAGTACTTTTATATAATTATGAGGTTTATATGGAATTTAGTGAGTTTCTTAATCAAATATTTCTACCTTACGGTGGCACATCCGTAGTAGTTGTGGCTATAGCTGGGTTTATTGGGAAGATAATTAGTAAGAATATAATAAACGGTGAGTTGGCAAAACATAAATTAGAATTGGAGAGTTTGAAATCAAAAAACACTCTAAAATTAGAAGTAATGAAACAAGACTATAATCAGAAAATTGAATTTCAAAAAATAGAAAGCACAAGAAGCTTGGAGAGCGTAAAAAACGACCTGCAAAAAGAAATAATGAAACATGAAGTATACACATCAATTTCAAAGGAAAAGTATCAAGAGTTATTTCAATTGAGAATTGAATTATATGGTAAATTTCTTAAGTTAAAAAAGGAAATTGATGATTCTATTCTTGATAATGCTGAATATTTTGAGTTTCAAGATGAAGACCCAAAACCTTTTACATCGTTAGTTGAAAAAATCAACGAGGCATCTCGCGAAAACCCTATGCTCATGTCTAATGAGCTAGCAAAATTATCCTCTGAATTGTATGAAAAATCTTCACGTGTATTTTCAGATGCTAAGGTTAGTGTTGCTTACGCTGAGCAGAATATGTACGGACAAGATAGTCCACAATACGAAGTTCTAATGGAGGCAGAGGATAGTGAGTTGAGAAAAATGCACCGCGAATGTGGTGATATCTACAATAGGTGGTTTGTTCAATTGGAACTCGATGTTTCTAGGATTAGGTCGATTCTGGACATAACAAATGACTTCTTGGGTGAAAAGTACTAACAAAAACATCAAGGTGACGCTTTACACTCGGCGGTTTTGGTATGGAGTTCGGTGCGCTTGGTGAGTTCAGCGTGGCGCACCTTATGTTAGGCGTTAAGTTTCTAGTTGAGGTCATATGAAAATTAAGCAAATTCCGGATTGGAAGCAATATGAGTGGCTAATAACTAAAATTCTACATGATGAGCGCTCAGAACCGAACGTAACGGTGTTAGCTGATTCTCGGATTAAAGGTGAGTACTCTGAGAGATCACGCCAAATAGACGTGTTGATAGAGCAAAATTCTATTACGACAATTGTTGAGTGCAAGCATTATGATAAGCCAGTAGATGTTAAAGCTGCCGAATCCTTTATGAGCATGATGAACGATGTTGGTGCTAAATTTGGCGTATTGATATCTTCAAGTGGCTTCACATCTTCTGTACCTAAAAGAATTCGTGAGTTTGGCGATAGAATTACACTTGAACATTTAGACTGGCACGAAGCTTACAGCACATCCTTTGTCGAGATCTCATATGGACGTGTCTCTGACATTTGTTCTCATTGCAATGAAACCTATAAAATTGGGCGTTCCGTTCCTGGGTTACTCTGCTGGAATCATGGATTAGGCATAGTTCAATTTGGCAAGGTTTCAATGGGTTCAGTGGGTCGGTGTCTGAAGTGCAAATCATATACCGTTTACTGTGATTGTTGCGGTTGGGTAACCGTTGCGGAGCATGAAGATCCATGTTGCGAACTGCGGGACGTCTTTTATGGGCATATCGCAAAAGAAACTTAACAAACTGTTAATGTATCAATACGATTTGCTACATTCGGCATTCTAGATTGTTTTTGGTTTTACCGTATTAAGTGGTAAATTTGGGCTTAATCTGCATGGTAGCAAACGTGTTATGCAGGCTATGTTTATGGAGATAGTTGGTGTTAATACACTTCACAAAAAAATTTAAAAATCTGGTATCAATACTAGAATCAAACTCATTTATGGTCAGATATTGCGGTGAGTATTTTGGAGATAACACAGGCAAGATCATTTCCAGAGCCGCTCATCCAATGGTGTCGTTTAGTGACTATAGTCATGAAGAGTTAAGTTCAAAGAAAGTAACTTATGGTGGTTATAGTGTTGCTTTACACAAAACATGGGCAGTAAAGAATAAACTAAGTCCTGTTAATTATGTTGAGAAAAACTCACCTGCAGCACAAGGTTTAATTTCCTTACTTCGAGCGCGCCAACACGGAAAACTTCCGTCGAATCTCAGGTTATCCGTCATCCAGTTGAAGTGCTTTACGAAGCATGTATATGGGCATAACAGTCACTTTCATACCGACAACTTTGACTTTAAGGTTGAAAATGAATGGCGGTTTGTTCCATCAAAAAAACAAATTGGTGGCAATAAAATATCAGAGAATTTTTCAACATATAAAAAATTTGAAGACAAATATAATCGTCGTTTAGAAGCATACGCTCTAAGATTTGCCAATAAAGATATAAAATTTGTTTATGTACAAAGTGAATCGGAGAAAGATTATTTAGTTGAATCTTTGGGTTTACCTCCAGCTCAGGTAAAGCTAGCTGAATGGAAGCAATAAACATAACAAGCAATCAACACGATGCTTATTACACTCTGCGGTCTTGTCTTGTGTTTTCAGGAATACACTAACAGCCTTTATTTTAGGGCTGTTAGCGTACCCACTATTAATTATTAACTCTTTAGTATTTTTCTTAACGCCCTTGCCGTTTTCATGATTATAGATAGGTTTTGGCAATCCTGATCTGCACCTATTTCTAATATCGCAGTACCTGTTAGTACTTTATTTGATGAAATACTTAATCCATTTGGTGACATTAGGTTTTCTTTAGTGATTCTCCACCCTATCCAGCTTTCGCTTACTTACTCATCATTTCCTCGCATACTTGGCAGACATTGTTTTTCTTGTCGATGGATTATCAAAAATAACGTTACTGAGGAAGTCGCCAACATGCCCGTTGATAAGTTCGAGGTACGCAGTTCCTGTTCCACCATGGCGATTGTATCGAACAATGGCTTCCATCAATTCAGGTGGGTTTGGTGAGTCAGCGTGATAAACCGAGTCGCGATAAAGACCAATCCAGATATCACAGTCTTGCTCAATCTGACCGGTGTCTCGTGAGTCAGAAGGCAGCGGCCCTTTTATCGCCTCGTTCCTCCAGTTTACGGTTGAGCTGAGTAACCAGGAACACCGCGCAATTTAACTCCTTGGCCAGCTGCTTCAGTCGCTTAGTGATATCGCCGTAAGCCAAGTCGTTACGCTCAGCCTTCTCGGTAGTCATCAGTGTTAAGTAATCCACCATGATTGCAGCCAATGGAACCTCACGGTGTAACCTGCGCGATTCAGCCTCGATATATGTAATCGTGACGCTGGGTGAGTCATCGATGTAACACTTCGTCTCGTTATATTCACCAAGAGCCTGGCTTGCCTTGGCTAATTCTGTGTCGAAGTTATCAACGCTCTCTGGTTTCTGATAGAACATGCCTGAATCAATACGGGCTCGAGAAGAAACCATCCGCTCACAAATTTGTTCTTTGGGCATTTCCAATGAAAATGTAGCAATCCCTTTCCCCTCTTCGATTGCTACATACTCGGCAATCTTTAAAGTGAATGCTGTTTTACCCATCTTAGGCCGTGCACCTATGGCCACTAGTGAACCTGGTAAGATGTTTTTAGGTGCGAGGATTTTATCTAGATTAACCAACCCTGTTTTTAACCCGAGAGGCGCCTCTCCGTTAAATCTCGCTTCAACGCCCTCAAGCCATTTTTTACCTATATCCGATATATGGGTTAGACCAGTTTCATTAAATCCAACAGCAGAATTTCTGGCTCTATCTAGCGATGAAATAACCAGACCTAAACGCTCAATGGGTGCTCCTTCGGATGGGTCTGACATCAACGCCAATCCTGCTTCGAGTAAACTTAACGCTTCACGCTCGACAGCTGCATTTTTCACAATGGCCACGTAGGCCATAACATTTCGTGATGATGGCGTGTTGCTGACGAGTTCGACTAAATACGACATGTGAAAATCAATCTGATCACTCCCGATGCCTAGTAAGCTTCGCAGTTCAGCTTCAACGGTGATCAAGTCGATACGAGAGCCGCTTTGGGCAACGTTGTTAATTGCTCGGTAGATATCACGGTGCGTTACGGTGCTGAAGTTGCCAATTTTAAGTGAGCTGAATATTTTACTGACGGCAGGTGCTTTCGGCTCACCAATTAAAAATAACGCCCCTAACACAGATTGCTCAGCAGCATTGGCTTGGGATTGATAATTGATATCCATGTCTAATCCTTAATCGATGTCACTTCGTCGTAGGTTGATGGTCGCAGTGCGTATTCCAAATTTGCT
This window contains:
- a CDS encoding restriction endonuclease — translated: MKIKQIPDWKQYEWLITKILHDERSEPNVTVLADSRIKGEYSERSRQIDVLIEQNSITTIVECKHYDKPVDVKAAESFMSMMNDVGAKFGVLISSSGFTSSVPKRIREFGDRITLEHLDWHEAYSTSFVEISYGRVSDICSHCNETYKIGRSVPGLLCWNHGLGIVQFGKVSMGSVGRCLKCKSYTVYCDCCGWVTVAEHEDPCCELRDVFYGHIAKET
- a CDS encoding abortive infection system antitoxin AbiGi family protein, giving the protein MLIHFTKKFKNLVSILESNSFMVRYCGEYFGDNTGKIISRAAHPMVSFSDYSHEELSSKKVTYGGYSVALHKTWAVKNKLSPVNYVEKNSPAAQGLISLLRARQHGKLPSNLRLSVIQLKCFTKHVYGHNSHFHTDNFDFKVENEWRFVPSKKQIGGNKISENFSTYKKFEDKYNRRLEAYALRFANKDIKFVYVQSESEKDYLVESLGLPPAQVKLAEWKQ
- a CDS encoding DUF3653 domain-containing protein, giving the protein MGWRITKENLMSPNGLSISSNKVLTGTAILEIGADQDCQNLSIIMKTARALRKILKS